GCCCGCCATCACCGCGCTCGCCGGGTTCGTGCCGTGCGCGGACTGCGGAATCAGGCACACGTTGCGCTTGGCATCGTTACGTGATTCGTGATACTGGCGAATCACCATCAAGCCGGCATACTCGCCCTGCGAGCCCGCGTTCGGCTGCAGCGACACCGCGGCGAACCCCGTGATCTCGGCCAGCGCTTTCTCGAGACGATCGAACATCTCGCGATAGCCCTTCGCCTGCTCGACCGGCGCGAACGGATGGATCTTCCCGAACTCGGGCCACGTGACGGGATACATCTCCGCCGTCGCGTTCAGCTTCATCGTGCACGAGCCGAGCGGAATCATCGACGTCGTCAGCGAGAGATCCTTTGACTGGAGACGATGCATGTAGCGCAGCATCTCGGTCTCGGAGTGATAGCTGTTGAACGTCGGATGCGTGAGGAACGGCGACGTGCGCATGAAGCGCTCGTCGTAGCGCGGATCCACCTTCTCCTGGAGCGATTCGACCGTCGGCGGCGCGCCATGCCCCGTCGCGAAGATCTCGAGCAGATCGTCGACGTCTGCGGCGGTCGTCGTTTCGTCGAGCGCGACGACGACGCACGACTTGCCCGACGCACGGAGGTTGATCCGCTTCGCGCGCGCGGCACCGATGATGTCGGTCGCCGGCTGATGGCCAAGCTCCACGGAGATCGTGTCGAAGTAGTCGTCGTGCGCCAGCGAGTATCCCATCTGCTCGATGCCGGCGGCAAGCGTCGCGGCGTGCGTATGAATCCGCGTCGCGATCGCGCGCAGGCGCTCGGGCCCATGATACACGGCGTACATGCCCGCGATCACCGCGAGCAGCACCTGCGCCGTGCACACGTTGCTCGTTGCCTTCTCGCGCCGAATGTGCTGTTCACGCGTCTGCAGCGCCATGCGGAGCGCCGGCTTGCCGTCGGCGTCGCGCGATACGCCGATGATGCGTCCAGGCAGCTGGCGCTTGAACTCATCTTTCGTCGCGAAGAACGCGGCATGCGGACCACCGTAGCCGAGCGGGACGCCGAACCGCTGTGAATTGCCGACGGCCACGTCCGCGCCCCATTCGCCGGGCGGCGAGAGCAGCACGAGACTCATGAGATCGGTCGCGACCGTCACCATCGCCTGCACCGCATGCGCGCGGTCGCAGAATTGGCGGTAGTCGTGCACCGCGCCGTCGGTCGCGGGATACTGCAGCAGCACGCCGAACACGTCGTCGTTGAGCGCGGCTTCGCGCCAGTCGCCCACGACGACGTCGACGCCGCGCGCGTGGGCGCGCGTCTTCACGACCTCGATGGTCTGCGGATGGCACTCGTCCGAGACGAAGTACGTCTCCTTCCCCGGCTTGCCGCGCACGGCATACGACATCGCCATCGCTTCAGCCGCGGCGGTGCCCTCGTCGAGCAGCGACGCGTTCGCGATCTCGAGGCCGGTCAGATCCATGACCACGGTCTGGAAGTTGAGCAGCGCTTCGAGGCGTCCCTGCGCAATCTCCGCC
The Gemmatimonadaceae bacterium DNA segment above includes these coding regions:
- the gcvP gene encoding aminomethyl-transferring glycine dehydrogenase, whose product is MTTQSQVMSAADAASFIPRHIGPSPADVRAMLDLLGYDTLDALIDATVPSGIRLDRPLAIHRAMTEHEALANLRTIAQRNQIYRSYLGLGYYDTVTPPVIQRNVLENPGWYTAYTPYQAEIAQGRLEALLNFQTVVMDLTGLEIANASLLDEGTAAAEAMAMSYAVRGKPGKETYFVSDECHPQTIEVVKTRAHARGVDVVVGDWREAALNDDVFGVLLQYPATDGAVHDYRQFCDRAHAVQAMVTVATDLMSLVLLSPPGEWGADVAVGNSQRFGVPLGYGGPHAAFFATKDEFKRQLPGRIIGVSRDADGKPALRMALQTREQHIRREKATSNVCTAQVLLAVIAGMYAVYHGPERLRAIATRIHTHAATLAAGIEQMGYSLAHDDYFDTISVELGHQPATDIIGAARAKRINLRASGKSCVVVALDETTTAADVDDLLEIFATGHGAPPTVESLQEKVDPRYDERFMRTSPFLTHPTFNSYHSETEMLRYMHRLQSKDLSLTTSMIPLGSCTMKLNATAEMYPVTWPEFGKIHPFAPVEQAKGYREMFDRLEKALAEITGFAAVSLQPNAGSQGEYAGLMVIRQYHESRNDAKRNVCLIPQSAHGTNPASAVMAGMKVVVVKNTEAGDIDMADLEAKAKEHAETLAALMVTYPSTYGVFDETIVEVCKIVHRYGGQVYLDGANMNAMVGLARPGDIGADVCHLNLHKTFCIPHGGGGPGMGPIGVAKHLVDFLPTNPVVKTGGAQSHAVISAAPWGSSSILPISMMYIDMMGGEGLTEATKIAILNANYIAKRLSAHYPVLYSGKRGTVAHECIVDPRPLKKSADVEVEDIAKRLMDYGFHAPTVSFPVAGTLMIEPTESESKAELDRFCDALISIREEIREIELGIADRQDNPLKHAPHPLLRVAADKWEHAYGRERAAFPVAWTREHKFWPAVGRVESAYGDRNLVCSCLPTDAYAEAVAER